The Candidatus Methylomirabilota bacterium genome contains the following window.
TGCGACCGCTGATGAGCTTCCGGAAATCGTCGAGAAGCTGCCACTTGATGGCCAGCAACCCGTACAGCGGCCAGAGGTAGAGGTGCTGCCACCGGTGATACGGGAGACGCCGTTGATGCGGGGTCAGCCGGGCGAGGAGCCCGACATCGATGTCGGTGTCATGGCCCGTGAGATTGACATATGTGTGATGCAGGACGACGTGCTTCCACCGCCACAGGTGAGAGCTCCCGCCGATCAACTCCAGCGTCATCGCCGTGAGTTTGTTGACCCAGGGATGATTGGAATAGGCCTGATGGCCACCGTCGTGCTGGATATTGAAGCCAATCCCGGCCGCCGAGAGGCCGAGCAGCACGGCCAGCAGGAGGCCCTGCCACCACGTCTGGTCCACGAAGACCAGCAGCGTATACAGCACCGCGAACCCGGCGAGGAGGATGGCCGTCTTCAAGTACATCTGCCAGCAGTCGCGTGGCCGGCGACCGGTGGTTCGGAAATACTCCTCGACCCGACGCCGCAGCTCGAGCTGGAAGGCGTTGTCGTTCGCAAATTTCGGCTGCTGCCGCGGCCGGGCGATCAGGACGGACATTCTGTTCCAGTTTAATCGATGTCGGGCGCCGTAGCGATCTCATTTCTTGATAAGAAGGTCGAGCCCATCGGCGCATGCTCGCGCTACAGCATAGCCAGCCTTTTGTTGCCCCGGCATCTTATCCCAGCCGCCTTTTTCAATGACTTCGGCTCTCTGCCAGCTGCTTACTTCCCCGAGTTCTTTAAGTTTCTTTTCATGGTTCGGTTGCTTCATAAATTGGGCGACGCAGATCGCCGCCTGACTCGCCAAGACCGCCTCTTTGCTCATCGTCTGGGTCGTGCCGGAGGTTGTCCAGCCACCCCACGCAAAGCCGACGATCATTGCGATGACCGCCCCACAAATAAGGCCCCAAACTCCATACTTAACCTTCGCGGCAGTCTCTAGCTTCATTGACAAGACCTCCTGTACCGGGATTCCCGATATCACGTCGGACGCCACGCGAGTCGATCGATGCACCCGAGGATCTTCCCAAACAGGCGCTGCGTCAAGTGGCTCCCACGCTCTCGACAGCAGTAGGACCACGGTCCACTAGCTCGACCGCCTGCCGAGAGATCGAGCAACGGGACCCGCCGTCAGCCGTCGAGATCGAGCAGCAGCGCCGCGTGGTCACTGAGGGGACTCGTCCGCCGTCGCGGTCGCCGGCCCCACGCGTGCCGGACGTCGCGGAGACGCGGGCGCAGGGCATGATTGACGAAGGCCTGGTCGATCCGAAAGCCGTTGCCCCGGTTCGGCGAGTACCAGGTGTACGCGCGCGTCCTGCCGCGCACGAGCCTGAACGCGTCGAGCCATCCCAGGCGCTCGAGCGTCGTGAGCCAGGCCGCTTCTCGCGGTCCGAACACCGGGGTCTCCTCGTCGATGTCCGGGAGGCCGGAGTTCGTGTCACCGAGCACCAGCGCCGGACCGCGCCGCCAGCGGCCGAGCACCCCGAGCACCGCCGAATAGAACACGTCCTTCCGGCCGGTCGCGCGGTTCGGGACGTGCATCGCGCCCAGCATCAGCGAGCGCGGCGCCTCGACGGCGGCCAGCAGCCACCGGCCCGGCTCGTCCGGCTCTGCGCCCAGGCGGACACGGCGCAGCGGCCAGCGCGCGGCGACGAGCAGACGGTTGACGCCGGGCCGCGCGGGATCGGCCGTCGTGCATTGATGCGCGAGCCCCGCGGCGGCCAGCGCGCGCGACAGCTCGACGCTCGGCGGGGTCGCGCGGAATTCGCACAACGCCACGACGTCCGGGGCCCAGGCCTCGAGCTGGCGGGTGATGCCCGCGACCCGACTGCCGCCGCCGGCCCGGATGTTCCAAGAGACGATTCGCATGGCGGCCCGGACCGACCGGGGCGACGTCCCGCGAGAGCTCTCAGTAGCTCTTCGGCAGGCCCAGCACGTGCTCCGAGAGATAGTTGAGCACCATCTGCTGGGAGACCGGCGCGATCTTGTAGAGGCGGATCTCGCGCCAGAGCCGCTCGACGTGGAACTCCTTGGCGTAGCCGTAGCCGCCGTGGGTCTGGAGCGCCGCGTCGCACGCCTCGAAGCCCGCGTCGGCGGCCATGAGCTTCGCCGTGTTCGCCTCGGCGCCGCAGGGCCGGCCGCCGTCGAAGAGCCACGCGGCCTTCAGGCACATGAGCTCCGCCGTCTCGAGCTTCGCCCACGCGAGCGCGAGCGGATGGGCGATCGCCTGGTTCTGGCCGATCGGCCGGTCGAAGACGACGCGCTCCTTGGCGTACTGGACGGCGCGCTCGAGCGCCGCGCGCCCGATGCCGACCGCCTCGATGCCGGTGAAGATGCGCTCGGGGTTCAGCGAGTCGAGGAGGTGGTAGAAGCCGCGGTCCGGCTGGCCGACGACGTCCGCCTCGGGGATCTCGAGGCCGTCGATGAAGATCTCGTTCGAGTCCACCGCCGCGCGGCCGAGCTTCTCGATCTCGCGCACGGTGATCTTCGCGCGGTCGAACGCGGTGAAGAAGAGCGTCAGCCCGCCGAAGGGCTTCGCCGGATCGCGCGGCGCGGTGCGCGCGAGCAGCAGGATGTGGGTCGCCTGGCGCGCGTTCGTGTT
Protein-coding sequences here:
- a CDS encoding acyl-CoA desaturase, encoding MSVLIARPRQQPKFANDNAFQLELRRRVEEYFRTTGRRPRDCWQMYLKTAILLAGFAVLYTLLVFVDQTWWQGLLLAVLLGLSAAGIGFNIQHDGGHQAYSNHPWVNKLTAMTLELIGGSSHLWRWKHVVLHHTYVNLTGHDTDIDVGLLARLTPHQRRLPYHRWQHLYLWPLYGLLAIKWQLLDDFRKLISGRISNQPFPTPKGRELVTFIAGKAVFFTMAFGIPLLFHSIGVVLLYYVVAGLVAGMTLSVVFQLAHCVEEAEFPLPGEETGRVEHAWAIHQAETTVDFARRGRVVGWLIGGLNFQIEHHLFPRLCHVNYPAISRLVEETCREFGIKYTEHRSFRAGLASHFRWLRRMGMPTTRSDVTAN
- a CDS encoding endonuclease/exonuclease/phosphatase family protein, which produces MRIVSWNIRAGGGSRVAGITRQLEAWAPDVVALCEFRATPPSVELSRALAAAGLAHQCTTADPARPGVNRLLVAARWPLRRVRLGAEPDEPGRWLLAAVEAPRSLMLGAMHVPNRATGRKDVFYSAVLGVLGRWRRGPALVLGDTNSGLPDIDEETPVFGPREAAWLTTLERLGWLDAFRLVRGRTRAYTWYSPNRGNGFRIDQAFVNHALRPRLRDVRHAWGRRPRRRTSPLSDHAALLLDLDG
- a CDS encoding acyl-CoA dehydrogenase family protein, with protein sequence MDFQLTEQQELIRKEVAALARSFSLDYWLEKDKKAEYPWDWVKKFAQAGWLGMIIPEEYGGSGLGVTEASLMLHEICAAGAGTSGASPIHFYLFPPMPLIKHGSEALKRTYLPRIATGEIVMSFGVTEPNAGTDTSRIQTRAERTGGRYVVNGRKVWNTNARQATHILLLARTAPRDPAKPFGGLTLFFTAFDRAKITVREIEKLGRAAVDSNEIFIDGLEIPEADVVGQPDRGFYHLLDSLNPERIFTGIEAVGIGRAALERAVQYAKERVVFDRPIGQNQAIAHPLALAWAKLETAELMCLKAAWLFDGGRPCGAEANTAKLMAADAGFEACDAALQTHGGYGYAKEFHVERLWREIRLYKIAPVSQQMVLNYLSEHVLGLPKSY